A single genomic interval of Helicoverpa zea isolate HzStark_Cry1AcR chromosome 19, ilHelZeax1.1, whole genome shotgun sequence harbors:
- the LOC124639448 gene encoding sodium/calcium exchanger regulatory protein 1: MEFVGKKYKMVSSENFDEFMKAIGVGLITRKAANAVTPTVELRKDGDTYTLVTSSTFKTTEVKFKPGEEFDEERADGAKVKSVCTFEGNTLKQVQKSADGVEVSYIREFGPEEMKAVMTAKDVTCTRLYKVQ, translated from the exons atggaATTCGTCGGCAAGAAATACAAGATGGTCTCTTCCGAGAACTTCGACGAGTTCATGAAGGCTATCG GTGTCGGCCTGATCACCCGCAAGGCCGCGAATGCCGTCACCCCCACAGTGGAGCTGCGCAAGGATGGAGACACCTACACCCTGGTCACCTCCTCCACCTTCAAGACCACGGAGGTCAAGTTCAAGCCTGGTGAGGAGTTCGATGAGGAGAGAGCTGATGGCGCCAAG GTGAAGTCCGTGTGCACCTTCGAAGGCAACACCTTGAAGCAGGTGCAGAAGTCAGCCGATGGTGTCGAGGTCAGCTACATCAGAGAATTCGGACCCGAAGAGATGAAGGCT GTGATGACCGCCAAGGATGTGACCTGCACCAGACTGTACAAGGTCCAATAA